In Chryseobacterium lactis, a single genomic region encodes these proteins:
- a CDS encoding DoxX family protein — protein MKKFIFKTNNSWTGTILRWTIGIVFIPHGLQKTLGWFDGMGFKKTMSFFTENVHLPGMVAFTVILIEFVGSILLLLGLGTRLWALSFIGLLTGIMLTTHLENGFFMNWFGTQKGEGCQFDILAIGIVVTLLIEGGGKLSVDQWISHRNNMHKD, from the coding sequence ATGAAAAAGTTTATTTTTAAAACAAATAATTCCTGGACAGGAACAATATTGAGATGGACAATTGGGATTGTTTTTATTCCCCACGGACTGCAAAAAACACTAGGATGGTTTGATGGAATGGGATTCAAAAAAACAATGTCCTTTTTTACAGAAAATGTTCATCTTCCCGGGATGGTTGCTTTTACAGTGATTTTAATAGAATTTGTAGGTTCAATTTTGCTGTTGCTGGGTTTGGGAACGCGATTATGGGCACTGTCATTTATTGGATTATTAACCGGAATTATGCTGACCACTCATCTTGAAAACGGTTTTTTTATGAACTGGTTCGGAACTCAGAAAGGGGAAGGTTGTCAGTTTGATATTCTTGCAATCGGGATTGTTGTAACTTTGCTTATCGAAGGGGGAGGGAAATTGTCGGTTGATCAATGGATATCTCACAGGAATAATATGCATAAAGATTAA
- a CDS encoding tetratricopeptide repeat protein produces MKKTLLLVVSICFSFTGHAQDKKRAEECFNKADYKCAEEQYSKLAEKEQIQKFQSEYYNNLGTAQRRLGKSALAFKSYESALKSNPMSAPVYANLASLHSQKGNKIKALEYIEKGLQIDDKNPDFYLTRSKIYDIQGKKDLAMKDLNQILTFAPDNAFAKTGLANLKKNSGDLEGALKDYNQLISEKPESLLYNGRADVFLKMKKYKEALTDINKSVSIDPKFAQAYVTKALVLFDTAKPKEACENLDKAVNLGYEKAVLESYYAKCIKK; encoded by the coding sequence ATGAAAAAAACTTTATTACTTGTAGTTTCCATTTGTTTCTCTTTTACCGGTCATGCCCAGGATAAAAAACGGGCAGAAGAATGTTTTAATAAGGCAGATTATAAATGTGCTGAAGAACAATATTCGAAACTGGCAGAGAAAGAACAAATTCAAAAATTTCAATCTGAATATTACAACAATCTGGGGACTGCTCAGCGAAGGCTGGGAAAATCGGCACTGGCTTTTAAATCCTATGAATCCGCTTTAAAGTCAAATCCGATGTCTGCTCCGGTCTATGCAAATCTGGCTTCATTACACAGTCAGAAAGGCAATAAGATAAAGGCATTGGAATATATTGAAAAAGGCCTTCAAATAGACGATAAAAATCCAGATTTCTATCTTACCCGTTCCAAAATTTATGACATTCAGGGAAAAAAGGATCTGGCCATGAAAGATCTTAACCAGATTCTTACTTTTGCACCCGATAATGCTTTTGCCAAAACGGGTTTAGCGAATCTTAAAAAAAACAGCGGTGATCTTGAAGGTGCTTTAAAAGATTACAATCAGCTTATCAGTGAGAAACCGGAATCATTACTGTACAATGGCCGGGCAGATGTATTTTTGAAAATGAAAAAATACAAGGAAGCTCTTACGGATATCAATAAATCAGTTTCTATTGATCCGAAATTTGCTCAGGCGTACGTAACAAAAGCACTGGTATTATTTGATACGGCAAAGCCCAAAGAAGCTTGTGAAAATCTTGATAAAGCTGTAAACTTAGGCTATGAAAAGGCTGTTTTGGAAAGTTACTACGCAAAATGTATAAAGAAATAA
- a CDS encoding Sec-independent protein translocase subunit TatA/TatB, with translation MELSIGEMALIAIAIVVLFGPDKLPQIARDLGAGVRKMRGAVEDIKTEIMKETDNPVSEIKREIEKVKDAAKDFNPMKDIEKDIVTEPSPSNEPPKPKPSEDETYEGPVSR, from the coding sequence ATGGAATTAAGCATTGGAGAAATGGCATTGATTGCAATAGCAATCGTAGTATTATTCGGACCGGATAAATTGCCTCAGATTGCGCGCGACTTAGGTGCGGGCGTTAGAAAGATGCGTGGAGCAGTAGAAGACATCAAAACTGAGATTATGAAAGAGACAGATAACCCTGTGTCTGAGATCAAACGTGAAATTGAAAAGGTGAAAGATGCTGCCAAAGATTTCAATCCGATGAAAGATATTGAAAAGGATATTGTGACAGAGCCTTCTCCTTCTAACGAACCTCCAAAACCAAAACCTTCTGAAGACGAAACTTATGAAGGACCTGTAAGCAGATAA
- a CDS encoding 23S rRNA (pseudouridine(1915)-N(3))-methyltransferase RlmH, whose protein sequence is MRISLLCIGKTDDKEITSLINYYLNRLPKHWNFEITEIPDVKNARNLSPDLLKKEEAKLFLNHIDKNDLVVILDEKGKQFTSREFSQKIDTWMNSSVKKVHVLIGGAYGFSEEMYNRANEKMSLSKMTFTHQMIRLFIVEQLYRADQILQGKPYHND, encoded by the coding sequence ATGCGAATCAGTTTACTTTGTATCGGCAAAACAGACGATAAGGAAATCACTTCTTTAATTAATTACTACCTTAATCGACTTCCCAAACACTGGAATTTTGAGATTACAGAAATCCCTGACGTAAAAAATGCCAGGAACCTTTCTCCTGATCTTCTCAAAAAAGAAGAAGCCAAATTATTTCTGAATCATATCGACAAGAATGATCTGGTAGTGATTCTCGATGAAAAAGGAAAACAATTTACCAGCAGAGAATTTTCTCAGAAAATTGATACCTGGATGAATTCTTCCGTTAAAAAAGTTCACGTTCTGATTGGCGGTGCTTATGGTTTTTCAGAAGAAATGTACAATAGAGCCAATGAAAAAATGTCACTATCCAAAATGACATTTACGCATCAGATGATTCGTCTTTTTATTGTAGAACAGCTTTATCGTGCAGATCAGATCCTGCAAGGGAAGCCGTATCATAATGATTAA
- a CDS encoding tRNA (cytidine(34)-2'-O)-methyltransferase gives MLNIVLVEPEIPNNTGNIGRLCVGTESRLHLIHPFGFIINDKNLKRSGLDYWVHLDVTEYANVEEWVKIIPDVSRVFLMSSHAEKSYLENDFQDGDWLVFGKESVGLSQEFLARFDHHLTIPMSKLIRSFNIANSVAFVVGEAKRQIDLQRS, from the coding sequence ATGTTAAATATTGTTCTTGTAGAACCCGAAATCCCTAATAATACAGGGAATATCGGAAGATTATGTGTCGGAACCGAAAGTAGGCTGCACCTTATTCATCCTTTTGGATTTATTATTAATGATAAAAACCTGAAACGTTCCGGGCTGGATTATTGGGTACACCTTGATGTTACAGAATATGCAAATGTGGAAGAATGGGTAAAAATTATTCCGGATGTATCCCGTGTTTTCTTAATGAGCTCACATGCTGAAAAATCGTATTTGGAAAATGATTTTCAGGATGGCGACTGGCTTGTTTTCGGAAAGGAAAGTGTTGGCTTAAGTCAGGAGTTTCTGGCTCGTTTCGATCATCATTTAACAATTCCTATGTCCAAATTAATCAGAAGCTTTAATATTGCGAATTCTGTTGCTTTTGTAGTAGGAGAGGCAAAAAGGCAGATAGATTTACAACGGTCTTAG
- a CDS encoding TCR/Tet family MFS transporter yields MENSKKKAAIGFIFITLLIDITGWGIIIPVVPKLIEELIHADISEAAKYGGWLGFAYAFTQFIFSPLVGNLSDKYGRRPVILISLFGFAVDYIFLALAPTIWWLFLGRIIAGITGASVTTASAYIADISTDEDRAKNFGLIGAAFGLGFIIGPVLGGVLGHYGARVPFYAAAGLCLLNFLYGYFILPESLDKDKRREFDWKRANPIGSFKFLGKHPEISGLIASLILIYIAGHAVQSNWSFFTMYKFNWTERMVGISLGVVGLLVGLVQGGLIRWTTPRLGEQKSIYYGLALYAVGMLLFAFASEGWMMFVFLIPYCLGGICGPALQSVITKSVPSNEQGELQGALTSLMSATSIIGPPMMTNLFYFFTHDEAPFKFSGAPFFLAFILMAISVIVTYSAFHKKKKEIKEL; encoded by the coding sequence ATGGAAAATTCAAAGAAAAAAGCAGCCATTGGCTTTATATTTATTACTTTACTGATTGATATTACAGGATGGGGAATCATTATTCCCGTTGTTCCTAAATTAATTGAAGAATTAATTCATGCCGATATCAGCGAAGCCGCAAAATATGGGGGTTGGCTTGGTTTTGCTTATGCATTCACCCAATTTATATTCTCGCCTCTGGTAGGGAATCTGAGCGACAAGTACGGACGAAGACCTGTTATTCTGATTTCTCTTTTCGGTTTTGCTGTGGATTATATTTTTCTGGCATTGGCTCCAACGATATGGTGGCTATTCCTGGGAAGGATTATTGCAGGGATTACCGGGGCAAGTGTAACTACTGCCAGTGCTTACATCGCAGATATTTCTACAGATGAAGACCGGGCTAAAAACTTTGGATTGATAGGAGCTGCCTTTGGATTAGGTTTTATCATCGGGCCGGTTCTTGGGGGTGTACTAGGACACTATGGTGCGAGAGTGCCTTTCTATGCAGCGGCAGGCCTGTGTCTGCTTAATTTCCTTTACGGATATTTCATTCTTCCTGAAAGTTTGGATAAAGATAAAAGAAGAGAGTTTGACTGGAAGAGAGCCAATCCGATTGGTTCATTTAAGTTTTTAGGGAAACACCCGGAAATTTCAGGACTGATTGCTTCATTAATTTTAATCTACATTGCGGGCCACGCCGTGCAAAGTAACTGGAGTTTCTTTACCATGTACAAGTTCAACTGGACAGAAAGAATGGTAGGTATTTCATTAGGAGTAGTCGGTTTATTGGTAGGGCTCGTACAAGGTGGTCTTATCAGATGGACTACCCCAAGATTAGGTGAGCAGAAAAGTATTTATTACGGATTAGCTTTATATGCGGTCGGTATGCTGTTATTTGCTTTCGCTTCAGAAGGCTGGATGATGTTTGTTTTCCTCATTCCATATTGCCTTGGAGGGATCTGTGGCCCGGCACTACAATCGGTTATTACGAAAAGTGTGCCTTCTAATGAACAAGGGGAACTTCAGGGAGCTTTAACCAGTTTAATGAGTGCTACTTCAATCATCGGTCCTCCTATGATGACCAATCTGTTTTACTTTTTCACTCATGATGAAGCGCCCTTTAAGTTTTCGGGAGCGCCGTTCTTCCTGGCATTTATATTAATGGCGATTAGTGTGATCGTAACCTATTCGGCCTTTCATAAGAAAAAGAAAGAGATAAAGGAACTGTAA
- a CDS encoding arylamine N-acetyltransferase family protein, producing MNQSKLEKYLERIHYSGETRVDMGTLKKIHQLHPQYIPFENIDPYTGIVPSLNSDDLFQKLVMESRGGYCYEQNLLLSEVLKYIGFKVELQLGRVVWKREVESIAARTHLLLIVEMDEQKYLVDCGFGTATLTTPLLLNEEGPQQTPNGLFMISRIGNTNALWTWKEKWLPIYRFALEHVDPVDVEIANWYLSTHPESNFKKNLILSKVDEKARYTFSNHLLNIRWGAGEKESIPIENNEQLFQMLKDTFGLKENAVELLKQKIEKQ from the coding sequence ATGAATCAGTCAAAACTGGAAAAATATCTGGAAAGAATTCATTATTCCGGAGAAACAAGAGTGGATATGGGTACCTTAAAGAAAATTCATCAGCTTCATCCTCAATATATTCCTTTTGAAAACATAGATCCTTATACGGGAATTGTTCCGTCTTTGAACTCAGATGATCTTTTTCAGAAATTGGTGATGGAATCGAGAGGTGGCTACTGTTATGAGCAGAATTTGCTTTTAAGTGAAGTTCTGAAATATATTGGATTTAAAGTTGAATTACAGCTGGGAAGGGTAGTTTGGAAAAGGGAAGTGGAGAGTATTGCCGCAAGAACGCATTTGCTGCTGATTGTAGAGATGGATGAGCAAAAATATCTTGTAGATTGTGGCTTTGGAACAGCAACACTTACAACTCCTTTACTTTTAAACGAAGAAGGCCCACAACAGACTCCGAATGGCTTGTTTATGATTTCAAGGATAGGTAATACTAATGCGCTTTGGACATGGAAAGAGAAATGGCTGCCGATATACCGGTTTGCTCTGGAACACGTAGATCCTGTAGATGTTGAAATTGCCAACTGGTATCTTTCTACACATCCGGAATCCAATTTTAAAAAGAATCTGATCCTTTCAAAAGTAGATGAGAAGGCAAGGTATACTTTCAGTAATCATCTGTTAAATATCCGATGGGGAGCCGGAGAAAAAGAATCCATTCCTATCGAAAATAACGAACAATTGTTTCAAATGCTGAAGGATACTTTCGGACTGAAAGAAAATGCTGTTGAGCTTTTAAAACAAAAAATAGAAAAGCAATAG
- a CDS encoding helix-turn-helix domain-containing protein, translating to MNRIPQYKPDEFNPILNVDWAGKSIIKKGLNEFFIEPLNVLKEAETPSQPHRKTVTDFVFIKKGSLEKMVCSDVFTVQESMVILLPPYKIRTFLRNTPDIEGFYCHFSDEFIAEGPGLKYLQDILNYMDIWNNPTLYLDDTLQKRIGVILQQMESLYETDDNPELLRLYLFTLLGEVRYHVEKLPKQNLSINETVVFRFRKLITTQIQNIHSVKEFADLLHISPNHLNKSIKKVTGKTASEIINEALLMEAKALLSLPQYTVSEVAFTLGVEDMSYFSRFFKKHTGISPSEYRKRIDLSY from the coding sequence ATGAATCGTATTCCTCAATACAAACCCGATGAGTTTAATCCAATTCTTAATGTTGATTGGGCAGGCAAAAGTATCATCAAAAAAGGATTGAATGAATTCTTTATAGAACCTCTTAACGTACTCAAAGAAGCGGAAACACCCTCACAACCTCACCGTAAAACAGTAACAGACTTTGTATTTATCAAGAAAGGATCGCTGGAAAAGATGGTGTGTTCAGATGTATTTACAGTACAGGAAAGCATGGTGATCCTTTTACCGCCTTATAAAATCCGGACATTTCTTAGAAATACACCTGATATTGAAGGATTTTACTGTCATTTTTCTGATGAGTTTATTGCAGAAGGCCCGGGTCTGAAATATTTGCAGGATATTTTGAATTATATGGATATTTGGAATAATCCTACACTTTATCTGGACGATACGCTTCAAAAAAGGATTGGAGTTATTTTGCAACAAATGGAAAGTCTTTATGAAACAGACGATAATCCTGAGTTACTCAGGCTCTATCTTTTTACTTTACTGGGAGAAGTCCGATATCACGTAGAAAAGCTTCCGAAACAAAATTTATCCATCAACGAAACGGTGGTTTTTCGCTTTCGGAAACTGATTACCACTCAAATTCAAAATATACATTCTGTAAAGGAATTTGCAGATTTACTTCATATTTCGCCCAATCATCTGAATAAATCAATAAAAAAAGTGACCGGTAAAACTGCTTCCGAAATTATCAATGAAGCTCTTTTGATGGAAGCAAAGGCTCTTCTTTCTTTACCTCAATATACCGTTTCGGAAGTAGCGTTTACATTAGGTGTTGAAGATATGTCTTATTTTTCGAGGTTTTTTAAAAAACATACCGGTATCAGCCCATCGGAATATCGGAAGAGGATTGATTTGTCCTATTAA
- a CDS encoding phosphatase PAP2 family protein gives MEEIIQEDKKVFLYLNNLGDSSFDQFWMLISSTWIWVPLYIIFLYFLYKNYKLRSLVFILIFLALGATVSDQLASVFKYGVARLRPCHDPTLEHHMRIVKCGGQFGFYSAHASNTFFLAAFLSILLKDKLKWFPYAIFVWAIVVSYSRIYLGVHFPIDILVGAFVGTLLGVIFGVLSRKVINKQKITS, from the coding sequence ATGGAGGAGATTATTCAGGAAGATAAAAAGGTATTTTTATATCTTAATAATTTGGGAGATTCATCTTTTGATCAGTTCTGGATGTTGATTTCCAGTACATGGATCTGGGTTCCTCTGTACATTATATTCCTTTATTTTTTATACAAAAATTATAAACTAAGATCTTTAGTTTTTATTCTTATATTTTTAGCTCTTGGTGCAACGGTTTCTGACCAGTTGGCCAGTGTTTTCAAGTATGGAGTGGCGAGGTTGAGGCCATGTCATGATCCTACTTTGGAACATCACATGAGAATTGTGAAATGCGGGGGACAGTTTGGGTTTTATTCGGCCCATGCTTCCAACACCTTCTTTTTAGCGGCTTTTTTAAGTATTTTATTAAAAGATAAACTAAAATGGTTTCCATATGCTATATTTGTATGGGCTATAGTGGTTTCCTACAGCCGTATATATTTAGGAGTGCATTTCCCGATAGATATTTTGGTGGGGGCGTTTGTTGGAACTTTATTGGGAGTGATATTTGGTGTACTCTCAAGAAAAGTCATCAACAAACAAAAAATAACCTCATGA